In Methylomagnum ishizawai, one DNA window encodes the following:
- a CDS encoding TlpA family protein disulfide reductase, whose protein sequence is MIPTRRLIALIFATTLGATAEAATEGPVPSCPATALDQSRTLDPAQLKGKVGYIDFWASWCGPCAQSFPFMNELHREFQAQGLEIIALNLDEEAQDAKDFLRKYPASFPIASDPQGKCPQKFDVKAMPTSFLVDRQGKIRHVHMGFRDGDKAAIKQQVQALLNER, encoded by the coding sequence ATGATACCTACACGCCGTTTGATCGCCTTGATTTTCGCCACCACCCTCGGCGCGACCGCCGAGGCCGCCACCGAAGGCCCGGTGCCGAGTTGCCCAGCCACGGCCCTGGACCAATCCCGCACCCTGGACCCGGCTCAACTCAAGGGCAAGGTCGGCTATATCGATTTCTGGGCCTCATGGTGCGGACCCTGCGCCCAATCCTTCCCGTTCATGAACGAGTTGCACCGGGAATTCCAGGCCCAGGGTTTGGAAATCATCGCCCTGAACTTGGACGAGGAGGCCCAGGACGCCAAGGACTTCCTCCGGAAATATCCGGCTAGCTTCCCCATCGCCTCCGACCCCCAGGGCAAATGCCCGCAGAAATTCGACGTGAAGGCCATGCCCACCAGCTTCCTGGTGGATAGGCAAGGCAAAATCCGCCATGTGCATATGGGCTTCCGCGACGGCGACAAGGCCGCGATCAAGCAGCAAGTGCAAGCGCTCTTGAACGAACGCTAG
- a CDS encoding DUF4266 domain-containing protein — translation MNATLPALALLPALLCSGCALPKVAPWERGTLAKPQMALDPDGLDAALKRHTAASKEAASGGYGVGGGGCGCN, via the coding sequence ATGAACGCCACACTACCGGCCCTCGCCCTGCTCCCCGCCCTGCTCTGCTCGGGCTGCGCCCTGCCCAAGGTCGCGCCCTGGGAGCGCGGCACCCTCGCCAAACCGCAAATGGCCCTGGACCCGGACGGCCTGGACGCGGCCCTGAAACGGCATACCGCCGCCTCCAAGGAAGCCGCTTCCGGTGGCTATGGCGTCGGCGGAGGTGGCTGTGGCTGCAACTAA
- a CDS encoding DUF3570 domain-containing protein — MAATKAGSSRLAAFTAAALALPGMVPKTQAEGLNPEIDTAFSRYEESDGRMRVDVYQAVATSPLGDRWSVKANGVKDVVTGASPVANALSRGQLAQIRSRASIHDVRDEVDLGASYAFDQGTLSVDVGRSSENDYTSDFFNLDGRWDINDKLTTLAAGFGFASDQVWAVTNVGKNQHQRVPGVGGDKSTFQSLLGITQVLDKNSLLQANLTYTHGEGYLADPYKYALVVDPGPAVVCDPEYAYTLSCYTLDSRPSNRDQFNLLLRYVRDFPELNAAALHFDYRFYADTWDISAHTFEAAWHQPVYEGWVLVPHVRYYSQSAAEFYQPYFQTARSDGHYSTDYRMADFGAVGGGAQLHKEFLDRLRVAAAVDFYKREQGMGMQRGPGTALDNFTYSVFTVSLNLKF; from the coding sequence GTGGCTGCAACTAAGGCCGGTTCGTCGCGGCTCGCCGCCTTCACCGCCGCCGCCCTGGCGCTGCCGGGGATGGTGCCGAAAACCCAGGCCGAGGGCTTGAACCCGGAGATCGACACCGCCTTTTCCCGCTACGAGGAAAGCGATGGCCGGATGCGGGTGGATGTCTACCAAGCGGTGGCGACCTCGCCGCTCGGCGACCGTTGGAGCGTCAAGGCCAACGGCGTCAAGGACGTGGTCACCGGGGCGTCGCCGGTCGCCAACGCGCTCAGCCGCGGCCAGTTGGCGCAAATCCGCTCCCGCGCCTCGATCCACGACGTGCGCGACGAAGTGGACCTCGGGGCCAGCTACGCCTTCGACCAGGGCACGCTGTCCGTGGACGTGGGCCGTTCCAGCGAGAACGACTACACCTCGGATTTCTTCAACCTCGATGGCCGCTGGGACATCAACGACAAGCTCACCACCCTGGCGGCGGGCTTCGGCTTCGCCTCGGACCAGGTGTGGGCCGTCACCAACGTCGGCAAGAACCAGCACCAACGGGTGCCGGGCGTGGGCGGCGACAAATCCACCTTCCAAAGCCTGCTGGGGATCACCCAAGTCCTCGACAAGAACTCGCTGCTCCAGGCCAACCTGACCTATACCCACGGCGAGGGCTATCTGGCCGACCCCTACAAATACGCCCTGGTGGTCGATCCCGGCCCCGCCGTCGTCTGCGACCCGGAATACGCCTACACCCTGAGCTGCTATACCCTGGATTCGCGCCCCTCGAACCGCGACCAATTCAACCTGCTGCTGCGCTATGTCCGCGACTTCCCGGAACTCAACGCCGCCGCCCTGCATTTCGACTACCGCTTCTACGCCGACACCTGGGATATTTCCGCCCACACCTTCGAGGCCGCCTGGCACCAACCGGTCTACGAGGGCTGGGTCCTGGTGCCGCATGTGCGCTATTACTCGCAATCGGCGGCGGAGTTCTACCAACCCTATTTCCAGACGGCGCGTAGCGATGGGCATTACTCCACCGACTACCGCATGGCCGATTTCGGCGCGGTGGGCGGCGGGGCGCAATTGCACAAGGAATTCCTCGATCGGCTACGGGTGGCGGCGGCGGTCGATTTTTACAAGCGGGAACAGGGGATGGGGATGCAGCGGGGCCCAGGCACGGCGCTGGACAACTTCACCTATTCGGTGTTCACGGTCAGCCTGAACCTGAAGTTCTGA
- a CDS encoding DUF1501 domain-containing protein, which produces MQRREFLAGLVGGAAAWALPVGWVRAAVPPGAEPRRLVVIFLRGAIDGLNVVVPYRDAAYYRGRPTLSIPAPGREGGAFDLDGRFGLHPALEAVLPFWKDKTLAFVHASGSPDPTRSHFDAQDYMEGGEPGNKKTQDGWMNRLIGALPDRISPVKAVNADIALPRILRGGRPVATVALGSATPKAANGDSGQDVFERLYAGDAALAQAYREGAAARRRIQEDYAKEMAAADGGAVPARSFAGSALGLGRLIHADPEIRLAFLSVGGWDTHVNQGGTTGPMAKKLGALGEGLARLVEGLGNSYPQTVVVLMSEFGRTVRENGSQGTDHGHGNVMWLLGGRVDGGKVLGRWPGLDEEDLYEARDLAVTTDFRAVLGGVLRQHLGLAPAQLATVFPGFAPPADAGLTLLRT; this is translated from the coding sequence ATGCAACGGCGCGAATTCCTGGCGGGTTTGGTGGGTGGCGCGGCCGCGTGGGCCTTGCCGGTGGGTTGGGTCCGGGCCGCGGTGCCACCCGGCGCGGAACCCCGGCGGCTGGTGGTGATTTTCCTGCGCGGCGCTATCGATGGCTTGAACGTGGTCGTGCCCTATCGCGACGCGGCCTATTACCGGGGACGGCCCACCCTGTCGATTCCAGCCCCTGGACGCGAGGGTGGGGCCTTCGATCTGGATGGGCGCTTCGGCTTGCATCCGGCGCTGGAGGCCGTGTTGCCGTTCTGGAAAGACAAGACCCTGGCTTTCGTCCACGCCTCGGGTTCGCCCGATCCGACCCGTTCCCATTTCGATGCCCAGGATTACATGGAAGGCGGCGAACCCGGCAATAAAAAGACCCAGGATGGCTGGATGAACCGGCTTATCGGCGCTTTGCCGGACCGGATTTCCCCGGTCAAGGCGGTGAACGCGGATATCGCCCTGCCCAGGATACTGCGGGGCGGGCGGCCGGTGGCGACGGTGGCGCTGGGGTCGGCGACTCCCAAGGCGGCGAATGGGGATTCCGGCCAGGATGTATTCGAACGGCTGTACGCGGGCGATGCGGCACTGGCCCAGGCCTATCGCGAGGGCGCGGCGGCGCGGAGGCGGATACAGGAGGACTATGCCAAGGAAATGGCCGCCGCCGATGGTGGGGCGGTGCCGGCCCGGAGTTTCGCGGGCAGCGCCCTGGGATTGGGACGCTTGATCCACGCCGATCCCGAAATCCGCTTGGCCTTCCTGTCGGTGGGCGGCTGGGATACCCATGTCAACCAGGGTGGAACCACCGGGCCGATGGCGAAGAAACTGGGTGCCTTGGGCGAGGGGCTGGCCCGCTTGGTCGAGGGCTTGGGGAATAGCTATCCGCAGACCGTGGTGGTGTTGATGTCCGAGTTCGGGCGCACGGTGCGCGAGAACGGCAGCCAGGGCACCGATCACGGCCATGGCAATGTGATGTGGTTGCTGGGCGGGCGGGTCGATGGCGGGAAGGTGTTGGGGCGCTGGCCGGGCCTGGACGAAGAGGATTTGTACGAGGCGCGTGATCTGGCCGTGACCACCGATTTCCGCGCCGTGCTGGGCGGGGTGCTGCGCCAGCATCTCGGGCTGGCCCCGGCCCAGCTGGCCACGGTGTTCCCCGGCTTCGCGCCGCCCGCCGACGCCGGTTTGACCCTGTTGCGGACTTGA
- a CDS encoding NUDIX domain-containing protein, whose translation MAQTEPAFEIVEQTPVYRGFFQLTRLKLRHTLYQGGWSGVLERELFHRGRAVAVIPYDPVTDRVVLVEQFRVGALGVKENPWLLEIVAGAIEAGESPEAVAHRECAEEAGCVVRELIRIGEFFPTPGGCSERITLFCGLVDSAGLGGLHGLAEENEDILASVVDFAEALAWVEQGRIDSAVPIIGLQWLALNRERLRASS comes from the coding sequence ATGGCCCAAACCGAACCGGCGTTCGAGATCGTCGAGCAAACCCCGGTCTACCGGGGCTTCTTCCAGCTGACCCGGCTCAAGCTCCGCCACACCCTCTACCAGGGCGGCTGGAGCGGGGTATTGGAGCGGGAATTGTTCCACCGGGGCCGGGCCGTGGCAGTGATCCCCTACGATCCCGTCACCGACCGGGTGGTCCTGGTCGAACAATTCCGGGTCGGCGCCCTGGGCGTCAAGGAAAACCCCTGGCTGTTGGAAATCGTGGCCGGGGCCATCGAGGCGGGCGAAAGCCCGGAGGCGGTCGCCCACCGCGAATGCGCCGAGGAAGCGGGCTGCGTTGTGCGCGAATTGATCCGCATCGGCGAATTCTTCCCGACGCCGGGCGGCTGTTCCGAGCGCATCACCTTGTTCTGCGGCCTGGTGGACAGCGCGGGTTTGGGCGGACTGCACGGGCTGGCGGAGGAAAACGAGGATATCCTGGCTAGCGTGGTGGATTTCGCGGAAGCCCTGGCCTGGGTCGAACAAGGCCGCATCGACTCGGCGGTGCCTATCATCGGCCTGCAATGGCTGGCCCTGAACCGGGAGCGGCTACGGGCCTCCTCCTGA
- a CDS encoding DUF1800 domain-containing protein, with translation MDKPFHVIRRLTLGFTLAEVDSVRRQSFEAFIHGQLNPETLPEPLSLQTGLSPLATLRLQTTELFREYGPPIKRKATLFQGEELRRLRRLTRLPTVEAASARLLRAVQSPRQLQEILVDFWFNHFNVFFEKGPVRVWAGAYERDTIRPFVFGKFRDMLSATARHPAMLFYLDNWRNVAPRNPTATGKSRGINENYARELLELHTLGVDGGYGQQDVRELARILTGWGLKNLGKEDGPSVFFFDPEKHDSGGKVLLGRPVTGKDQQEIEETLAFLAGHPSTARHIAYKLAQLFVADNPPATLVDKLARRFQETDGETRAVLATLFASDEFWDGRYYGVKFKTPFRYLVSCLRLLDIPVSDPETLAGLLQQWGMPLYGCPTPDGYHLTQEAWLNPDALMRRIDFAGNLTHSMSPGEIKAAPDADKLRSALGGFFGPQTLAALDAAPPQDRLALVLASPEFLRY, from the coding sequence ATGGATAAACCTTTTCATGTAATTCGTCGATTAACCCTCGGCTTTACCCTGGCCGAGGTGGACTCTGTACGCCGTCAGAGTTTCGAAGCATTTATCCATGGCCAATTGAATCCAGAAACCCTGCCTGAGCCTCTATCGCTACAGACTGGATTGTCGCCTTTGGCGACTTTGCGCCTGCAAACCACGGAACTATTCCGTGAATACGGCCCCCCGATCAAACGCAAAGCTACGTTATTCCAAGGTGAGGAATTACGGCGTCTACGCAGGCTTACCCGGTTACCCACGGTCGAAGCGGCTTCCGCGAGGTTGCTCCGGGCCGTGCAAAGCCCCCGCCAATTGCAAGAAATCCTGGTGGATTTCTGGTTTAACCATTTCAATGTTTTCTTCGAAAAGGGGCCGGTCCGCGTATGGGCGGGCGCTTATGAAAGGGATACCATCCGGCCTTTTGTGTTCGGGAAATTCCGCGACATGCTTTCCGCTACGGCGCGGCATCCCGCCATGTTGTTCTATTTGGATAATTGGCGGAATGTGGCTCCCAGGAATCCCACCGCAACCGGTAAATCCAGGGGAATCAACGAAAACTATGCCCGCGAGCTTTTGGAATTGCACACGTTGGGCGTGGATGGCGGTTATGGGCAACAGGATGTACGCGAACTAGCCCGGATTTTAACGGGTTGGGGACTGAAGAATCTGGGTAAGGAGGACGGACCGTCGGTATTTTTCTTCGATCCGGAAAAGCATGATAGCGGCGGAAAGGTATTGCTCGGTCGGCCTGTGACCGGGAAGGACCAGCAGGAAATCGAGGAAACCCTGGCTTTCCTGGCCGGACATCCCTCCACGGCCCGGCATATCGCCTATAAACTCGCCCAGTTATTTGTAGCGGATAATCCGCCCGCTACTTTGGTGGATAAGCTGGCCCGGCGCTTCCAAGAAACCGATGGAGAAACCCGGGCGGTTTTGGCGACCTTATTCGCCAGCGATGAATTCTGGGATGGACGTTATTATGGCGTCAAATTCAAAACCCCGTTCCGATATTTGGTTTCTTGCCTGAGGTTGCTGGATATTCCGGTGAGCGACCCTGAAACATTGGCGGGTCTGTTGCAACAATGGGGTATGCCCTTGTATGGCTGTCCGACGCCGGATGGTTACCACCTGACCCAGGAGGCTTGGCTGAATCCCGATGCTTTGATGCGCAGGATCGATTTCGCCGGCAACCTGACCCACAGTATGAGTCCGGGGGAAATCAAGGCGGCACCGGATGCGGATAAATTGCGGTCGGCTTTGGGCGGCTTTTTCGGGCCGCAAACCTTGGCGGCGCTCGATGCGGCCCCGCCCCAGGACCGTCTCGCCTTGGTGTTGGCGAGTCCCGAGTTCTTGAGATATTGA